The genomic region TTCTCAATCAGCCCGCTCCTGTGCCGGTCGAGGAATTGCCGGTTGGGGTGCCTCAGGTCATGCATGAATTCCGACAGCGCAGGATAGCGTTTGTGTGGTTCCGGATGCACGGCTTTTGCGAGCGCATCGTCTATCCACGAAGGGATGCCGTTGTGTCCGTCGATGGCGGAGAGATAGGACAGGCGCTGCAGTTGCGTGCGTGACTTGATTTTGGCGGCTTGGGCGCCGTAAGGCAGCTTGCCCGTGAGCATCTGATAGGCGATGACGCCCAGCGAAAACTGATCCGACTGCGGCGAGCCGGGCTCGCCGAGGAAATACTCAGGCGCCATGTATTGAATGGCGCCCGGAACGGGCAGGCTTTCCAGAGGATGGCTCTCTTCCAGGCCTGCGACCCGGACTGCGCCGAAGTCGATGATTTTGACCACGCTATTGCGGTCTATCATGATGTTTTCCGGACGCAGGTCCTGATGCAGCATCTCGGCGCGATGGAAGGCCTGCAGGCCTTTGGCAATTTGCTCGACGATGCCGCGCACCGTTTCCAGCGACGGCCTGGGATGATCCCGCATCCATTGCGCGAGGGTGATGCCCTCGATGAACTCCATGGCGACATAAAGATATTGCGGCTTCCGTTCGCGCTTGCATGGCTTCAGCACGTGTGCGTGATTGAGGCGGCGAGCCACCCATTCCTCGAGTGCGAAGCGGTTCAACTGCGCCGGATTGGCGACCAGGTCGGTAGATGGGGTCTTGAGCGCCACCTGCTGGCCGGTAGCGTTGTCGATCGCCAGGTAGAGGTGGCTACGGTGGCTGTGGTGCAGCTCCCTGAGGATATGGTAGCCGTCGAAATCGGTTCGTGCTTCCAGTATTGGCGGCGCGCGCAGGTCCGCGGATGGAAAGCGGCCAGGCTGGCGAAGGTCGAGACGGTCTATCCTGACAATCTGTATGGTCAGGTTATCCCGGCTGCCGCGCTCAAGAGCCCCTTCTACAATTCGTCTTGCAGCGGCGTCTAGGTCATCAGCATTATTGGAGATGGCGGCGGCGATGCATTGCGCATCCGCATGTTCGTATACGCCGTCTGAGGCCAGCAGGAAGATATCTCCCTGTTCGACCGGTATGCATAGGTAGTCGATCTCGACTTGCGGACCTATGCCCAATGCCCGGCTCAGGTAGTGCTGCTCTGCATTGACGGCAACCCTGTGATCCTCGGTGAGTTGCTCGAGCGCTTGGCCGCTGAGCCTGTAGATGCGCGTGTCGCCGACATGAAACAGGTGGGCCTGGCCTGACTTGACGACCAGGGCGCTGAGGGTGCAGACATAGCCCTTGTCCTTGTCGTACCGGTATTGGCTGCGCCGGGTCTGGGCATAGAGCCAGGAATTGACCGCGTTCAAGACGCAGCTGACGGCATGTTTGACGCTCCAGGCATCAGAAGTGCAGTAATAATCGCTGAGCAGGTTGCGGATCGCGGACTCGCTGGCGACCTGGCTGACGGTACTGCTGCTGATCCCGTCAGCCAGCGCCACCAAGATGCCCTTGGTGGCGAGCTGATGGCCTCGCGGTATGCACGCGCCATGGAAATCCTGGTTGATGTCCTTGCACCCCCGGTCCGAATGCTGGCCGATGGAAATGGCGAGCGTATCGTTCATGTTGTCCTGTCAGTCGCCCTGGCACACCTGACTATCATCCAATACTGCGTTTCGGCGCTGTGCGGATATGGGTGGAATACAGGGTCAGCCCGGTGAATGCCAATCCCCCGACCAGGTTGCCGAGCACGACGGGCAGCTCGTTCCAGATCAGGTAGTCCATGATGGAGAAATTGCCGCCCATGATGAGCGCGGAGGGGAACAGGAACATATTGACGATGGAGTGCTCGAAGCCCATGCCGAAAAACACCATGATGGGCATCCACATCGCCATCACCTTGCCGGAAACGCTGGTGGAGATCATGGCGCCGACTACCCCGGTCGATACCATCCAGTTGCACATGACGGCCCGGATGAATACCGTCAGCATGCCGGCCGCGCCAAATTCGGCATAGCCCAGTGTGCGCTTTTCGCCGATGCCCGCGATGATGGTGCCCACCTTGTCCGGCTCGGCTGCAAACCCATAGGTGAAGACGATGGCCATGAATACCGCGACCGTGAATGCACCGAGGAAATTGCCGACGAACACCAGCCCCCAGTTGCGTAGAATGCCTTTGACGGTGACGCCGGGGCGCTTGTCGATCAGGGCCAGGGGCGTGAGTACGAAGACACCGGTCAGCAGATCGAACCCCAGCAAGTAGAGCATGACGAAGCCCACTGGAAACAGGATGGCGCCGATGAGGGGATAGCCGGTCTGCACCGAGGCGGTGACGGCAAACACGGCGGCCAGTGCCAGGATGGCACCGGCCATGTAGGCACGGATGATGGTGTCCCTGGTCGACATGAATACTTTCGACTCGCCGGCATCGACCATTTTGGTCACGAATTCTGAAGGTAGGAGATAAGCCATGATATTGCACCTCTTAAAAATAAAAAAAGCGTCCACTCCAGATACCCTTTTTCAAGTGCTATCTGGAGTGGACGCCATTGTCCTGATCGTCAAGTGATATATGGCACTGCCTGTAGACGCATCGCGCCGCCATTGGCGCGATCACTGCAGTCCATGCGTAGGGAACCAGCAAAAAATATGCCGAGGATGAAAACCACCCAGGCATCCTTTTTATTTTCTGGTGTCGGTGGCTTGAGGTGATCAGCCTGTGATGCGGGCTGCCGGGCGGCTGCCCTCGGTTGCCGTCAGGCGTTGTTCCAATATTGGACCCCAGGCAGGTTGGGCCAGGACATTAGCCTAGCCAGGCAATAGGATGTGCTGGTTGCACGATTGTGGTGCGGTTGTGTCAGGGGCGCTTTATTGCGGTGCGTGATCGGGATGGATATCCAGTTGAAGCTTGGCGAGGCGGCTGTACAGCCCGGATTGCCGGCGTAATTCATTCGGCGTCCCGGTTTCGACGATGCGGCCATGCTCCAGTACCACGACGCGGTCGGCATTCTGGATGGTAGCAAGGCGATGGGCGATCACCAGTGTGGTCCTGCCGTGCATGGCCGAAGCCAGGCCCTGCTGTACCAAGGTTTCCGATTCCGCATCCAGGGCGCTGGTTGCTTCATCAAGCAAGAGGATGGGCGCATTCTTGAGCATGGCACGGGCGATGGCGATGCGCTGGCGCTGGCCGCCCGAAAGCCGGGTGCCGCGCTCTCCCAGGAAGGTGTCATACCCCTGCGGCAGGCGTTCGATGAATGCATGGGCTTGCGCCGCCTGGGCTGCGTGCTTGATCTCTTCATCGCTGGCATCGGGCCTGCCATAACGAATATTCTCAAGCGCATTCGCGGAAAAGATCACCGGGTCCTGTGGCACGATGGCAATCATGCCCCTCAATGTGTCGAGGGACAGGTTGCGGATGTCCAGGCCGTTGATACTGATGGATCCTTCGAAGATGTCGTAAAAGCGCAACAGGAGTTGGAACAGGGTAGTCTTGCCTGCGCCCGATGGTCCGACCAGGGCAACGGTTTCGCCCGCATTGATCTCGAGAGAAATATGGTCAAGCGCTGGCTGATCAGGTTTTGCCGGATAGTAAAAACTCACGTTGTCGAACTTGATGCTTGCCATGTCGGTGCTGCTGGGGAGTACCGGCGTTGACGGGTCGCGGATCGCAGGCTTGCTGTTCAGCAGCTCCAGCAGGCGTTCGGCCGCTCCCGCGGCGCGCATGATGTCGCCCCATACCTCGGCGATGGTGCTGACGCTGCCGGCAACCAGCGCCGCATAGAGAATGAAGGAGGCGAGCTCGCCGCCCGACAACTCGCCTTGCGTGACCTGGTGCGCCCCCAGCCACAACACGAAGATGATGGCCGCACTGATGCCGGCAATGACGAATGCAGCCAGGAAGGCACGCACGCGGATACGGCGGACGGCAGCCTTGAAGCTGGTTTCCACGCTGTGGCGGAAACGCTGTTGTTCGCGGGGCTCCTGGGTGAAGGATTGCACTGTCGGCATGGCATTGAGGATTTCACCCGCCATGGCCGAGCTGTCGGCAATGCGATCCTGGGATTCCCGTGACAATGTCTTCACCGAGCGGCCAATCAGCATGATCGGCAGTGTCAGCAACAGCATGAGTCCGAGATTGAGGCTGAATAAATACCAACTCGTGACCGCGAGCATGATCATGCCGCCAATGAATTGGAACAGGCTGCGCAGGCCGAGGGAGATTGAGCTGCCGACAACGGTCTGGATCAAGGTGGTGTCCGCGGTCAGGCGGGACAGCACCTCTCCCGTCTGCAGGGTTTCGAAGAATTGCGGCGACTGGGTAAGCACTCGCTCATACACCAGGGAGCGCAGGTCTGCGGTGACGCGTTCGCCTATCCAGGACACGATGTAATAGCGGCATGCCACGATCAAGGCCCAGACAATCACCAGGCCGCAGATAAAGACGAAATGACGGTTAATGTCCTGAGCGTTCTGCGCGGCAGCGGTGCCTGTGCCGAACCCTTGGTCGATCAGGTCGCGGAACGCCCAGGGCACGAGCAGCAGAATGGCGGAAGCCAGGCTGAGCAAACAGAATGCGAGCAGGATTTGCCAGCGATATGGCCGCAATAACGGCCATAAATCACTGAACAATCGTAAAGGACGGTTGGGTGCTTGCAGGGGGAACCTCGCTTAGGCTGGCGCTGGATGTCTAGCATACCGCACTGCGCAAGCTTAGGGTAAAGCGGGTACCCGCTTCAGAAAAGACTAGCGGCCTTTGCCGCTCATGGAGCCGCGATTGAAATCCTTGTCGCCAGGGGGAATGCAGCGGCCGATACCGAACAAGCCGCCCTGGGTGCCGGGAGGGCAGCCCTGATTTTCCGGGTATTGCTTGGCGATCTTGTCCGCTTCAGCCTTTTTCTCCCTGTCCACATACTCCCACTTGCCGTTGGGGTGCAGTAGGATCTTGTCGCCATTTGCGGTCGTGGTTTCAATTGGCGGCGCGTCGTCCGGTGCCGCCGTCGCAGGCATGCTCAAGGCCAGCAGGGTCAAAAGGCTAACACAGGTCAATTTCATGCTTATCTCTCAAATGTTGTTGGTTTGGGTTCCGGAATACTAGCAATATCTGTTCCGGAATGTTTTCAGCGCTGGTTCACGCTCTCAGTCTGCGGATTTGGTTTTATACTGGCGGGCATGAATGGGGATATATCATAAACCTAAATGAATAAAATCTTGCAATACTTGATCTGGCTACTTGTCGCCGTCGTCGGGGCTTCTGCGGTGGGTGGCATTGCCCTGCACCGCGGCGAAAGCATCAATGCCTTGTGGTTTGTGGCGGCGGCGGTCTGTGTGTTCGCGCTTGCCTATCGTTTCTATGCGGCCTGGATTGCCGCCCGTGTCCTGATGGTGGATGCCACCCGGGCGACCCCGGCGGAGCGTCTGGACAATGGCCGAGACTACGTCCCGACCAACAAATGGGTGGTATTCGGTCATCATTTCGCCGCGATTGCAGGTCCGGGGCCGCTGGTGGGGCCGACGCTGGCGGCGCAGTTCGGTTACCTGCCGGGCACCTTGTGGATATTGGTGGGTGCCGTGCTGGGTGGTGCGGTGCAGGACATGGTGACCCTATTCCTGTCAACACGGCGCAATGGCCGCAGCCTGGGTCAGATGGCGCGAGACGAGCTGGGGCCGGTTGGTGGCTTTGCCGCCTTGGTGGGAACGTTCACCATCATGGTGATCCTGATTGCGGTGCTCGGACTGGTGGTAGTCAACGCCATGAAGCATAGTCCCTGGGCGACATCGACCGTGGCGGCCACGATACCGATTGCCATGATCGTCGGCCTCTATATGCGTCATTTGCGGCCAGGCCGTGTGCTGGAAGCCTCGGTACTCGGGGTGGTGTTGCTGCTGCTCTCGGTCTTCGGTGGCGGATACATCGATCATCATCCCTACTTGGGCAGCCTGTTCAATCATGACGGGCTCACGCTTGCCTGGTGGGTCATCGCTTATGGCTTTGCCGCCG from Methylobacillus flagellatus KT harbors:
- a CDS encoding bifunctional protein-serine/threonine kinase/phosphatase gives rise to the protein MNDTLAISIGQHSDRGCKDINQDFHGACIPRGHQLATKGILVALADGISSSTVSQVASESAIRNLLSDYYCTSDAWSVKHAVSCVLNAVNSWLYAQTRRSQYRYDKDKGYVCTLSALVVKSGQAHLFHVGDTRIYRLSGQALEQLTEDHRVAVNAEQHYLSRALGIGPQVEIDYLCIPVEQGDIFLLASDGVYEHADAQCIAAAISNNADDLDAAARRIVEGALERGSRDNLTIQIVRIDRLDLRQPGRFPSADLRAPPILEARTDFDGYHILRELHHSHRSHLYLAIDNATGQQVALKTPSTDLVANPAQLNRFALEEWVARRLNHAHVLKPCKRERKPQYLYVAMEFIEGITLAQWMRDHPRPSLETVRGIVEQIAKGLQAFHRAEMLHQDLRPENIMIDRNSVVKIIDFGAVRVAGLEESHPLESLPVPGAIQYMAPEYFLGEPGSPQSDQFSLGVIAYQMLTGKLPYGAQAAKIKSRTQLQRLSYLSAIDGHNGIPSWIDDALAKAVHPEPHKRYPALSEFMHDLRHPNRQFLDRHRSGLIEKNPLLFWKTTSLLLLLLVIILLCIIQRS
- a CDS encoding formate/nitrite transporter family protein, which encodes MAYLLPSEFVTKMVDAGESKVFMSTRDTIIRAYMAGAILALAAVFAVTASVQTGYPLIGAILFPVGFVMLYLLGFDLLTGVFVLTPLALIDKRPGVTVKGILRNWGLVFVGNFLGAFTVAVFMAIVFTYGFAAEPDKVGTIIAGIGEKRTLGYAEFGAAGMLTVFIRAVMCNWMVSTGVVGAMISTSVSGKVMAMWMPIMVFFGMGFEHSIVNMFLFPSALIMGGNFSIMDYLIWNELPVVLGNLVGGLAFTGLTLYSTHIRTAPKRSIG
- a CDS encoding ABC transporter transmembrane domain-containing protein; amino-acid sequence: MFSDLWPLLRPYRWQILLAFCLLSLASAILLLVPWAFRDLIDQGFGTGTAAAQNAQDINRHFVFICGLVIVWALIVACRYYIVSWIGERVTADLRSLVYERVLTQSPQFFETLQTGEVLSRLTADTTLIQTVVGSSISLGLRSLFQFIGGMIMLAVTSWYLFSLNLGLMLLLTLPIMLIGRSVKTLSRESQDRIADSSAMAGEILNAMPTVQSFTQEPREQQRFRHSVETSFKAAVRRIRVRAFLAAFVIAGISAAIIFVLWLGAHQVTQGELSGGELASFILYAALVAGSVSTIAEVWGDIMRAAGAAERLLELLNSKPAIRDPSTPVLPSSTDMASIKFDNVSFYYPAKPDQPALDHISLEINAGETVALVGPSGAGKTTLFQLLLRFYDIFEGSISINGLDIRNLSLDTLRGMIAIVPQDPVIFSANALENIRYGRPDASDEEIKHAAQAAQAHAFIERLPQGYDTFLGERGTRLSGGQRQRIAIARAMLKNAPILLLDEATSALDAESETLVQQGLASAMHGRTTLVIAHRLATIQNADRVVVLEHGRIVETGTPNELRRQSGLYSRLAKLQLDIHPDHAPQ